One window of Vitis riparia cultivar Riparia Gloire de Montpellier isolate 1030 chromosome 5, EGFV_Vit.rip_1.0, whole genome shotgun sequence genomic DNA carries:
- the LOC117914724 gene encoding inorganic phosphate transporter 1-4-like encodes MAKNQLQVLNALDVAKTQWYHFTAIVIAGMGFFTDAYDLFCISLVTKLLGRIYYHSPGDAKPGTLPPNVSAAVNGVAFCGTLAGQLFFGWLGDKMGRKRVYGMTLMLMVICSVASGLSFGHEAKGVMATLCFFRFWLGFGIGGDYPLSATIMSEYANKKTRGAFIAAVFAMQGFGILTGGIFAIIISASFKAAFPSPTYEIDPVGSTVPQADFVWRIILMFGALPAALTYYWRMKMPETARYTALVAKNAKKAAADMSKVLQVDLEAEQEKVESIQRQGKDFGLFTKQFLRRHGLHLLGTTSTWFLLDIAFYSQNLFQKDIFSAIGWIPAAKTMSALEEVYKIARAQTLIALCSTVPGYWFTVALIDKMGRFAIQLMGFFFMTVFMFALAIPYNHWTHKENRIGFVVMYSLTFFFANFGPNATTFVVPAEIFPARLRSTCHGISAAAGKAGAIVGAFGFLYAAQSQDKSKVDKGYPTGIGVKNSLIVLGVVNFLGMLFTFLVPESKGKSLEEMSGENEEEESPSEESRQQARTVPV; translated from the coding sequence ATGGCCAAGAATCAATTGCAAGTTCTTAACGCACTTGATGTAGCCAAAACACAATGGTATCATTTCACGGCGATTGTCATTGCTGGAATGGGCTTCTTCACTGATGCATATGATCTCTTTTGTATATCATTGGTCACAAAATTGTTGGGTCGCATATACTACCATTCTCCTGGGGATGCTAAGCCCGGAACTTTGCCTCCAAATGTGTCGGCTGCAGTTAACGGTGTTGCGTTCTGCGGTACTCTTGCTGGACAGCTCTTTTTTGGATGGCTCGGTGACAAAATGGGCAGAAAACGTGTGTATGGCATGACCCTCATGCTCATGGTCATATGCTCAGTTGCCTCTGGCCTTTCCTTTGGCCATGAAGCGAAAGGTGTTATGGCCACTCTGTGCTTCTTCAGGTTCTGGCTGGGCTTTGGCATAGGTGGAGACTACCCGCTTTCTGCCACTATTATGTCTGAGTATGCTAATAAAAAGACTCGTGGAGCCTTCATTGCTGCAGTTTTTGCCATGCAAGGTTTTGGGATTTTAACTGGTGGAATCTTTGCAATTATAATTTCTGCCTCGTTTAAGGCTGCATTTCCTTCTCCAACTTATGAAATTGATCCAGTTGGGTCTACTGTTCCACAAGCTGATTTTGTTTGGCGGATAATTCTCATGTTTGGCGCCTTGCCGGCTGCTCTTACTTATTACTGGCGCATGAAGATGCCAGAGACTGCTCGTTACACAGCCTTGGTTGCCAAGAATGCGAAGAAGGCTGCAGCAGATATGTCTAAAGTTCTCCAGGTTGATCTAGAAGCAGAACAAGAGAAAGTTGAGTCGATCCAACGGCAAGGTAAAGATTTTGGGTTGTTCACCAAGCAGTTTCTTCGTCGCCATGGACTTCACTTGCTTGGGACCACTAGCACATGGTTCTTGTTGGACATCGCCTTCTACAGTCAGAATCTGTTTCAAAAGGACATCTTCAGTGCCATTGGGTGGATTCCTGCGGCCAAAACCATGAGTGCCCTTGAAGAGGTTTACAAAATTGCAAGGGCCCAAACTCTCATAGCCCTCTGCAGCACTGTTCCTGGGTACTGGTTCACAGTAGCGTTAATCGACAAGATGGGAAGATTTGCCATCCAATTGATGGGCTTCTTCTTTATGACCGTCTTCATGTTTGCCCTGGCTATACCTTACAATCACTGGACCCATAAAGAAAACCGAATTGGGTTCGTGGTGATGTACTCTCTCACATTCTTCTTCGCAAATTTTGGTCCAAATGCCACCACATTTGTTGTGCCAGCCGAGATTTTCCCTGCAAGGCTACGCTCCACATGCCATGGAATATCAGCAGCGGCTGGGAAGGCAGGGGCCATAGTTGGTGCCTTTGGCTTCTTGTATGCTGCTCAGAGCCAGGACAAGTCTAAGGTAGATAAAGGGTACCCAACCGGTATTGGTGTAAAAAATTCACTCATAGTTCTGGGTGT